The following coding sequences are from one Shewanella violacea DSS12 window:
- a CDS encoding GntR family transcriptional regulator: MSRSTPIIHKTRTQVVVEVLREKILSGDIAAGEPLRQSALADELNVSRIPVREALLQLEAEGLVKFEAHKGATATELSVEQVTELFELRALIETDLLAKAIPNLQDEHLLQAEKVLDELESAFKKEDAVASWSELNTQFHTCLYQAAERPHTLDVVHGLNTNCDRYIRLQLLLAGGIPRAEQDHRELLTHCKNKDIDKAVQLLRAHILHAAEAIRELVAQQVA, translated from the coding sequence ATGAGCCGATCTACACCAATTATCCATAAAACACGTACGCAAGTCGTTGTTGAGGTGCTTAGGGAAAAAATTCTTTCTGGCGATATAGCTGCCGGAGAGCCCCTTAGACAAAGTGCACTAGCCGATGAATTAAATGTCAGTCGGATCCCGGTTCGTGAAGCCCTATTGCAACTTGAAGCCGAAGGTTTGGTCAAATTTGAGGCGCATAAAGGTGCAACAGCCACCGAACTTTCTGTCGAGCAAGTCACTGAGTTATTCGAGCTTAGAGCCCTGATTGAAACCGATCTGTTGGCTAAAGCTATTCCAAACTTACAAGATGAGCACCTGCTTCAGGCCGAAAAAGTACTCGATGAACTCGAGTCAGCATTCAAAAAAGAAGATGCTGTAGCGAGTTGGAGTGAGCTCAATACTCAATTCCATACTTGCCTTTATCAGGCTGCAGAACGCCCACACACACTAGATGTGGTTCACGGACTCAATACCAATTGCGATCGTTATATCCGATTGCAACTCTTACTCGCTGGCGGAATACCGCGTGCGGAGCAAGATCACCGAGAACTGCTTACCCATTGTAAAAACAAAGACATCGACAAGGCCGTCCAGCTTTTGCGCGCGCATATTTTGCATGCGGCTGAAGCAATACGCGAGCTCGTCGCACAACAAGTGGCATAA